A stretch of Parachlamydia sp. AcF125 DNA encodes these proteins:
- a CDS encoding GNAT family N-acetyltransferase produces the protein MKQIERIRFECVLPSNENQARLVMQWRNDPVTRHMSFNQEMKKWGDFLQEFQDRYFVCPELPSLFILVEGVRAGLLSFHPISHPQGKALSCCEISIQIAPEYRGKGVGSQALIAIHPWILQQGFQTVYAAVKEENLASQKMFLKAGYHPIGHSEKILHDSPMSVPIIHYLIELSTASASSQVFIIAEAGSNWRLGSPGKDLQMGKALIAAAAEAGADAVKFQTYRAKNLYVKNAGQIGYLEGSGFKEDVYSLLENFEMPYEMLEELAQECKKWGIELMSTPFSKQDFLSIDPFVKRHKIASYELNHVRLLELAAQSGKPLILSTGAATEAEIEWAVSTYQAYGGQDLTLLQCTAAYPAPSESLNLQAIAWMRSRFKVPTGLSDHSLHPYYAPIAAASLGATVIEKHFTLDRHLPGPDHAYAILPQELKEMVKAVREIEKMRGTGFKIENPVETELRTFARRGLQAIVPIAKGDLFEEGKNVEILRPGNQRPGIHPKFITQLSGKKATRPISVGEGIQYGDWE, from the coding sequence ATGAAGCAAATAGAAAGAATTCGATTTGAGTGTGTCCTACCCTCCAATGAAAATCAGGCGCGCCTAGTGATGCAATGGCGGAATGATCCTGTCACGCGCCACATGTCTTTTAACCAAGAAATGAAGAAGTGGGGTGATTTCTTACAAGAGTTTCAAGACCGCTATTTTGTTTGTCCAGAGCTTCCTTCTCTCTTTATCCTTGTGGAGGGAGTGCGCGCTGGATTGTTATCTTTTCATCCTATTTCTCACCCGCAGGGTAAAGCGTTATCTTGTTGCGAGATATCCATCCAGATTGCCCCTGAATATCGGGGAAAAGGTGTGGGTTCCCAAGCGCTTATAGCTATTCATCCGTGGATTTTGCAGCAAGGATTTCAAACGGTTTATGCGGCGGTCAAAGAGGAAAATTTGGCGTCTCAGAAAATGTTTTTAAAAGCAGGATATCATCCAATAGGACATTCAGAAAAGATTTTGCATGATTCCCCAATGAGTGTCCCCATTATTCACTATTTAATAGAGCTTTCAACTGCTTCAGCTAGCTCTCAAGTATTCATCATCGCTGAAGCGGGGTCGAATTGGCGCTTAGGCTCTCCTGGCAAGGATTTGCAAATGGGAAAAGCGCTGATTGCTGCTGCTGCCGAAGCGGGAGCTGATGCCGTAAAATTTCAAACCTATCGGGCAAAAAATTTGTACGTAAAAAATGCGGGTCAAATTGGTTATTTAGAGGGTTCAGGCTTTAAAGAAGACGTGTATTCTCTTTTAGAGAATTTCGAGATGCCTTATGAAATGCTAGAGGAATTAGCTCAGGAATGTAAGAAATGGGGAATCGAATTGATGTCGACCCCTTTTTCAAAACAAGATTTTCTTTCGATAGATCCTTTTGTGAAACGGCATAAAATCGCCTCTTATGAGCTAAATCACGTGCGATTATTAGAGTTAGCTGCTCAATCTGGTAAACCGCTTATCCTTTCTACCGGAGCCGCTACAGAAGCAGAAATCGAGTGGGCGGTGAGCACTTATCAGGCTTATGGAGGGCAAGATTTAACTCTTTTGCAATGTACGGCAGCTTACCCAGCGCCTTCGGAAAGTTTAAATTTGCAGGCAATTGCTTGGATGAGGAGCCGTTTCAAAGTACCTACAGGATTATCAGACCATAGTTTACACCCTTATTACGCGCCTATAGCTGCTGCCTCTTTAGGAGCCACTGTGATAGAAAAACATTTTACGCTCGATCGGCACTTGCCCGGCCCCGATCACGCTTACGCTATCTTGCCGCAAGAGCTGAAGGAAATGGTTAAAGCCGTGCGCGAAATAGAAAAAATGCGAGGGACAGGGTTTAAAATTGAAAACCCTGTAGAAACTGAGCTGCGCACCTTCGCGCGGCGTGGGTTGCAAGCAATTGTTCCTATTGCCAAAGGAGATCTCTTTGAAGAAGGGAAAAATGTCGAAATCCTTCGTCCAGGCAATCAAAGACCAGGCATTCATCCTAAGTTTATCACTCAATTGAGCGGAAAAAAAGCCACTCGTCCCATTTCAGTAGGGGAAGGCATTCAATATGGGGATTGGGAATGA
- a CDS encoding HAD-IA family hydrolase: protein MTTLKVLLVDLDGTLADSLPYLYDFYQTFLARYGIKGSQAEFQSLNGPTLAEVVQALKHTYALKEPTEELIELYEQRVRQGYAEEIGIAPYAKETLLNLRKQGVRLGLVTSAKREFAQAFLQSQGIENWFAFICAGDHLVKGKPDPEIYEKACDLAACEKQQICAIEDSTNGVKAAMAAGLSVIQIDLHQANPRIAGNWEEIYQLLKKQYELPFNTA, encoded by the coding sequence ATGACAACATTAAAGGTGCTTTTAGTGGATTTAGATGGCACTTTAGCAGATAGCTTGCCTTACTTATATGATTTTTATCAGACCTTCTTGGCGCGCTACGGCATCAAGGGGTCTCAAGCAGAATTTCAAAGCCTTAACGGCCCCACCCTTGCGGAAGTGGTGCAGGCTTTAAAACACACCTATGCTTTAAAGGAACCCACGGAAGAATTAATTGAGCTTTACGAGCAAAGAGTGAGACAAGGCTATGCAGAAGAAATAGGGATTGCTCCCTATGCGAAGGAAACGTTACTGAATTTAAGAAAGCAAGGGGTGCGTTTAGGGTTAGTAACCTCCGCCAAAAGAGAATTCGCTCAGGCTTTTTTGCAGTCGCAGGGAATAGAGAATTGGTTTGCGTTTATTTGTGCGGGAGATCACCTTGTAAAGGGGAAGCCAGACCCTGAGATCTATGAAAAAGCTTGTGATCTCGCCGCTTGTGAAAAGCAACAAATTTGCGCCATAGAGGACTCAACAAATGGAGTAAAAGCCGCCATGGCGGCAGGCTTGTCAGTGATTCAAATTGATCTCCACCAAGCAAATCCGCGTATAGCTGGCAATTGGGAAGAGATCTACCAACTTTTAAAAAAACAGTATGAATTACCATTTAACACGGCTTAG
- the holA gene encoding DNA polymerase III subunit delta produces the protein MKYNNFQAFEKHVRHSAPQHFSPIYLVITADDFERQKAENLLRKEILGKQNTAAAFIQREAESLAIQALKEELNSADMFAPRRIVLLQHLEALKKPQREYLEEYCLHPSSRLYLICSAASFNRATQLYKKMEKAGVILDVEEKKPWELEKHLIEEIVTSARLEGKAMDGQVAQLLIKQVGMNRALLHQELEKLCCYVGSRSNITSQDIQAICASVPSETIWQLGDAIFQRDIKSVIRIGLALLDEGTPFLILLRQIRSQFQTKYQLCSMHASGGNLADIAAQFPYMKGAILEKNLQMARTYGLERFKKGMMLIDETELLAKNSGADSACLAERLLIKLTC, from the coding sequence ATGAAATACAACAATTTTCAAGCGTTTGAAAAACATGTACGCCATTCTGCTCCTCAACATTTTTCTCCGATTTATTTGGTGATTACGGCCGATGATTTTGAACGGCAGAAAGCTGAAAACCTTTTGCGCAAAGAAATTCTAGGGAAGCAAAACACTGCGGCTGCTTTTATTCAAAGAGAAGCTGAGTCTTTAGCCATACAAGCATTAAAAGAAGAGCTCAACTCGGCCGATATGTTTGCTCCCCGCCGGATTGTGTTACTGCAACATTTAGAGGCTTTAAAAAAGCCTCAACGTGAATACTTGGAGGAATATTGCCTCCATCCTTCCTCACGTCTTTACTTAATTTGTTCAGCGGCAAGTTTTAATCGCGCCACCCAGCTGTACAAAAAAATGGAAAAAGCGGGTGTGATTTTAGATGTAGAAGAAAAAAAGCCGTGGGAGCTTGAAAAGCACTTGATCGAGGAGATAGTGACCAGTGCTCGCTTAGAAGGTAAAGCGATGGATGGCCAGGTTGCTCAGCTACTCATCAAGCAAGTTGGAATGAACCGTGCTCTACTACATCAGGAGCTTGAGAAGCTCTGCTGCTATGTGGGAAGCCGCTCAAATATCACTTCTCAGGACATCCAAGCGATTTGCGCAAGTGTGCCATCTGAAACCATCTGGCAGCTGGGAGATGCGATTTTTCAACGCGATATCAAAAGCGTCATTCGAATAGGTTTAGCCTTACTCGATGAAGGGACCCCATTTTTGATTTTGCTGCGTCAAATTCGTTCGCAATTTCAGACAAAGTACCAATTATGCTCGATGCATGCGTCAGGGGGGAATCTCGCCGATATTGCCGCTCAGTTTCCTTATATGAAAGGGGCTATTTTAGAAAAAAACCTCCAAATGGCCCGCACTTATGGCTTAGAGCGCTTCAAAAAAGGAATGATGCTCATCGATGAGACTGAGCTGCTTGCTAAAAATAGCGGCGCTGATTCTGCTTGCTTAGCAGAAAGGCTCTTGATTAAATTAACTTGCTAA